GCTGTGGTGGGCCTGGCCGATCGGCGCCCTGCTGGCCGTGGCCACCCACCTGGCCGACGCCCTGCCCGACGTGGAGCGGGACCGGGCCACCGGGGTCCGGGGGCTGGCCACCCGGCTCGGGGTCGGCCGGGCGGCCGCCGTCGCCGCCGCCTGCTACGCCGCCGCCGTGGTCATGGCCCTGTGGTCGGGGCTGGCCGCCGGGGACCGCCCCGTGGTGGTGGCCGGGGCGGCCCTGGCCGTCGTCCTCGGCCTGGCCGCCGTGCCGGCCGGGGCCCGCGGCCCGGCCGGCCGCCGGGTCGCCTACCGGCTGCTCCTGGCCGGCATGGCCGCCCTCGCCCTCGGCTGGGCCGGCGCCGTCCGCCCCTGACCGCGGCGCCGGAGCCGGATCAGGTGCTTCGTGGGAGTTCGTGTGGGTTCTCGGGCCGCCAACCCGGGGGGCTGTGGACAGCTGGTTACCTCCTGGGCGCCTCGTCGTATTACGCTTCAGCGGTCGTTCCGGCGACCATGAGCCTCACCGCCGACGCGCACCACGGAGGTCGTGCATGGTGCTCCCCGCGCTTGATGGCAAGACCCGCTGCCGTTGGGCCGCCACGGATCCGGTCCTCGCCACCTACCACGACAACGAGTGGGGCGAGGCCCCGGTCGGTGATGCCGGCTGGTTCGAACGCCTCAGCCTCGAGGTGTTCCAGGCCGGCCTGTCCTGGCGCACCGTGCTCGCCAAGCGCGACGGCTTCCGCCGCGCCTTCCACGACTTCGAGCCCAAGATCGTCGCCGCCTTCACGGCCAAGGACGTCACCGGCGTCCTGCGCGACCCCGGGATCGTCCGCAACCGGGCCAAGGTCCTGGCCACCATCGAGAACGCCAAGGTCGTGCTCGCCCTGGCCGACGAGCACGGCTCCTTCGGCGAGTGGGTCGCCGCCCAGCCGGACGACCTCGAGGGCCAGCAGCGGGTCTACCGCCAGACCTTCCAGTTCGCCGGCCCTCAGGTGGTGGAGGCGTTCCTGCAGAGCGTCGGCCGGGTCCCGGCGCCGCACGAGCCGGGCTGCTGGCGTCTCGACTAGCCCGGCCACCCCGGGCCGGGCCGGCGGGCCCGGGCCCTCAGGGTGGCTCAGCTCGGCG
This sequence is a window from Actinomycetota bacterium. Protein-coding genes within it:
- a CDS encoding DNA-3-methyladenine glycosylase I, with the protein product MVLPALDGKTRCRWAATDPVLATYHDNEWGEAPVGDAGWFERLSLEVFQAGLSWRTVLAKRDGFRRAFHDFEPKIVAAFTAKDVTGVLRDPGIVRNRAKVLATIENAKVVLALADEHGSFGEWVAAQPDDLEGQQRVYRQTFQFAGPQVVEAFLQSVGRVPAPHEPGCWRLD